From the Candidatus Eisenbacteria bacterium genome, the window GTCCGCGGCGGCACGTCGCGGGTCACCACCGATCCCGCCGCGACCAGGCCGTCCTCGCCCACCGTGATCCCGGGCAGCAGCACCGAGCCGGCTCCCACGCGACCGCCGCGCCGGATGGTCACGCCCTTGAAGTGCTTGAAGCGCTCGGCGGTGCGTCCCACGAAGTTGTCGTTCGAGGTGATCACGCCCGGCGCCACGAACACCCGGTCCTCGAGCGTCGAGTAGGCGGTGATGTAGCACTCGCTCTCGAGCTTGCAGTAGCGTCCGATGGTGCACACGTTCTCCACCGTCACTCCGCGTCCGACGATCGTCCCGCGTCCGATCGTGACGTTCTCACGGATCGTGCAGAGGTCGGCCATCAGGACGCGCTCGCCGATCGCGGCGCCGCGATAGAGCACCACGCCGGTGCCGACGATCGATTCGTCTCCGATCCTGAGCGCGGGCAGCTCCTGCTCCTTGGTGGTCGCGGAGTTGGCCGCGCGCATCGGGTGCTTGCCGAGCGTGGCGTGGTCGTCGATCCGCACGCGATCGCCG encodes:
- a CDS encoding DapH/DapD/GlmU-related protein encodes the protein MSATQPVTSVVHPSAVLGHDVQLGEGCVIQAGARLGTGCRVGHHVVIHAGTEVGDRVRIDDHATLGKHPMRAANSATTKEQELPALRIGDESIVGTGVVLYRGAAIGERVLMADLCTIRENVTIGRGTIVGRGVTVENVCTIGRYCKLESECYITAYSTLEDRVFVAPGVITSNDNFVGRTAERFKHFKGVTIRRGGRVGAGSVLLPGITVGEDGLVAAGSVVTRDVPPRTVVMGRPAKPWRDVPVEQLLDNQGWVDS